The proteins below are encoded in one region of Gemmatimonadota bacterium:
- a CDS encoding amidohydrolase family protein has translation MTSPPIAQGAVLVDSGGRIAAVGPAAAVPAPDGAERIDLGQAALLPGLVNVHAHPELTAFRGLLEDLPFQEWIAALMAVKRAAALTPEEYGVAARWSCIEALAAGITTLAATEESGAAFDALREAGMRGVVYREVFGPAPAQAEDSLADLRARVESMRARETELVRVGISPHAVYTVSDSLFRVAVEYALAESLPVAVHAAEAEAEERLVQEGAGPFATGLRARGIDTPPRGSSTIVLLDRLSVLRTRPLLIHGVRVDGGDVTRIAASGATVAHCPAANTRLGHGIAPVPEMLAAGIAVGLGSDSAASNNRMDLLEEARLAQMLQRARLGSATALPADQLLRLATLDGARALGLDGRIGSLEPGKDADLCAISLAGAHVTPVHEPLAALFYAARAPDVALTVVRGRVLYRDGVVIPLDVQALQGAVAAAAAKLRAARA, from the coding sequence GTGACCTCCCCCCCGATCGCGCAGGGCGCGGTGCTCGTGGACAGTGGTGGGCGGATCGCCGCAGTAGGGCCGGCAGCGGCGGTGCCCGCGCCTGACGGGGCGGAACGCATCGACCTGGGCCAGGCGGCGCTGCTGCCGGGGCTGGTCAACGTACACGCCCATCCCGAGCTGACCGCGTTCCGCGGGCTGCTCGAGGACCTGCCGTTCCAGGAGTGGATTGCCGCGCTCATGGCGGTCAAGCGCGCCGCCGCCCTTACGCCCGAGGAGTATGGCGTCGCCGCCCGCTGGAGCTGCATCGAGGCGCTGGCCGCCGGGATCACCACGCTGGCGGCGACGGAGGAGTCGGGTGCGGCGTTCGACGCGCTGCGCGAGGCCGGCATGCGCGGCGTCGTCTACCGGGAGGTCTTCGGCCCTGCCCCAGCGCAGGCGGAGGATTCCCTGGCGGATCTGCGGGCGCGAGTCGAGAGCATGCGTGCGCGTGAGACCGAGCTGGTCCGCGTCGGCATCTCGCCGCACGCCGTCTACACAGTGTCGGACTCGCTCTTCCGCGTAGCCGTGGAGTACGCGCTCGCGGAATCGCTCCCGGTAGCCGTGCATGCGGCCGAAGCCGAGGCGGAGGAGCGGCTGGTGCAGGAGGGCGCCGGGCCATTCGCCACGGGGCTGCGCGCCCGCGGCATCGACACTCCGCCGCGCGGCAGCTCGACCATCGTGTTGCTGGACCGGCTCAGCGTGCTGCGCACCCGGCCGCTCCTCATCCATGGTGTGCGGGTGGACGGCGGGGACGTGACGCGCATTGCCGCAAGCGGCGCCACGGTCGCCCATTGCCCTGCTGCCAACACCCGGCTGGGCCACGGCATAGCGCCGGTCCCCGAGATGCTGGCCGCCGGCATTGCCGTCGGGCTGGGGTCCGACTCGGCGGCCAGCAACAACCGCATGGACCTCCTGGAAGAGGCGCGGCTCGCCCAGATGCTGCAGCGCGCGCGACTCGGCTCGGCGACTGCGCTGCCGGCCGACCAGTTGCTGCGCCTGGCCACGCTGGACGGCGCCCGCGCGCTGGGACTCGACGGCCGGATCGGCTCCCTGGAGCCGGGCAAGGATGCCGATCTCTGCGCCATCTCGCTTGCCGGCGCCCATGTCACGCCGGTGCACGAGCCGCTGGCCGCGCTCTTCTACGCCGCCCGCGCGCCAGACGTGGCGCTGACCGTGGTGAGGGGGCGGGTGCTCTACCGGGACGGAGTGGTCATCCCGCTGGATGTACAGGCGCTGCAGGGGGCAGTCGCGGCAGCGGCGGCAAAGCTGCGCGCCGCGCGAGCATAA
- a CDS encoding methyltransferase domain-containing protein, producing MSRPPRAEHVGELLDAAVHDPLELDVTLRQIAAVNRWLGGRRALLRHLLQLLPRARPARILDVGTGSADLPRAIADWARRRRRPVQIVATDLHPQMLEIARRSSAAYPEITVERADALELPYPDDSYDVALLSLALHHLEGGQQIRALQELRRVARSGLLVGELERDWPNYLGARFLGATLWRRNRLVRHDAPLSVLRAFTPAELLDLARRAGLPHPRVHRHFFHRLVLVDAESRRQREIRRT from the coding sequence GTGAGCCGGCCGCCACGGGCGGAGCACGTGGGGGAGCTGCTGGACGCGGCTGTCCACGACCCCCTCGAGCTGGACGTGACGCTGCGCCAGATCGCAGCCGTCAACCGCTGGCTGGGCGGGCGGCGCGCGCTGCTGCGCCACCTCCTGCAGTTGCTGCCCCGCGCCCGGCCGGCACGCATCCTGGACGTGGGCACCGGCTCGGCAGACTTGCCGCGGGCCATCGCCGATTGGGCCCGGCGCCGTCGCCGACCGGTGCAAATTGTGGCCACGGACCTGCACCCGCAGATGCTCGAGATCGCCCGGCGCAGCAGCGCCGCCTACCCGGAGATCACGGTCGAGCGCGCGGATGCCCTGGAGCTGCCCTACCCCGACGATTCTTACGATGTGGCCTTGCTCTCGCTGGCGCTGCACCACCTGGAGGGGGGGCAGCAAATCCGCGCGCTGCAGGAGCTCCGGCGCGTAGCCCGCAGCGGCCTGCTGGTGGGAGAACTCGAGCGCGACTGGCCCAACTACCTGGGCGCCCGGTTCCTGGGCGCGACGCTGTGGCGCAGGAACCGGCTGGTCCGCCACGATGCCCCGCTCTCCGTGCTGCGCGCGTTCACGCCCGCCGAGCTGCTGGATCTCGCCCGCCGCGCCGGGCTGCCGCACCCGCGCGTGCACCGCCACTTCTTCCACCGGCTCGTGCTCGTGGACGCGGAAAGCAGGCGGCAACGGGAGATCCGGCGGACGTGA
- a CDS encoding cation transporter translates to MVARVASDYAVRESRHREIRRVLAWTLLANLAVVAAKAAGGLLAHTLSVVAEAAHSSVDAWNNLLGLALARVAARAPDEEHPYGHAKFETLGALGVVAFLSVSVFELVSAAIGRLVTGAGRPEATPFVVAAMVGSAVVSAVVSRYEARRGRELGSEILLADAAHTRSDVYASLGVLVGLGLVAAGYPRADAAFTLLVALVIARAGWRILKTTVPVLVDQRAVEARTIRRIALDTPGVKGAYAVRSRGREGEIFAELTIAVSRKLDVESAHAIADEVERRVAREVSAREVVVHVEPDSGLTQQGRRPAGPP, encoded by the coding sequence GTGGTTGCACGAGTGGCCTCCGACTACGCCGTGCGGGAATCCCGTCATCGCGAGATACGGCGCGTGCTCGCCTGGACGCTGCTGGCCAACCTGGCCGTGGTCGCGGCCAAGGCGGCGGGCGGCCTCCTGGCCCACACGCTCAGCGTGGTGGCCGAGGCAGCGCACTCCTCGGTGGACGCGTGGAACAATCTGTTGGGGCTGGCGCTGGCGCGGGTGGCGGCGCGGGCGCCCGACGAGGAGCACCCTTACGGCCATGCCAAATTCGAGACCTTGGGCGCCCTGGGCGTCGTCGCTTTCCTGTCCGTCTCGGTCTTCGAGCTGGTGAGCGCGGCCATCGGCCGCCTGGTCACGGGCGCCGGGCGCCCGGAAGCCACGCCCTTCGTCGTGGCAGCGATGGTCGGCTCGGCAGTCGTGAGCGCAGTCGTCTCGAGATACGAAGCACGGCGCGGCCGCGAGCTGGGCAGCGAGATCCTGCTCGCGGACGCGGCGCACACGCGCTCCGACGTCTACGCCTCCCTGGGCGTGCTCGTGGGACTGGGACTCGTCGCGGCGGGCTACCCCCGCGCCGACGCCGCCTTCACGTTGCTCGTGGCCCTGGTCATTGCCCGCGCCGGCTGGCGCATTCTCAAGACCACGGTGCCCGTGCTGGTGGACCAGCGAGCGGTCGAGGCGCGCACCATCCGCCGGATCGCGCTCGATACCCCAGGCGTGAAGGGCGCCTACGCCGTGCGCTCGCGCGGCCGGGAAGGCGAGATCTTCGCGGAACTGACCATTGCCGTCTCCCGGAAGCTGGATGTGGAGAGCGCGCATGCCATTGCGGACGAGGTCGAGCGTCGCGTGGCGCGCGAGGTGAGCGCGCGCGAGGTCGTGGTCCACGTCGAGCCGGACAGTGGGCTGACGCAGCAGGGGCGCCGGCCCGCGGGCCCGCCGTGA